ATTGTCAAGCACCCATCCGGAAATGAGTATCCTGAGGTCAGGCAGTTCGAATGAGTACAGGTGGTCATATCCGCGAGAGTCGCCACGATTAGAACTGAAATATCCGGCTTCGCGTCCTGGGGAGGCATAGGTTATGCCGAAATCGTCACTTTCTGAATTAATGGGGCTTCCCATATTCTCAACGAGCCAGCCTCCTGATGGGGTCAGTGTCGCGCGGAATATGTCCAGTCCTCCGAGCCCTGGATGTCCGTCGGACGCAAACATCATTATGGAGTCTGTGAGCATGTAGGGGAACATCTCATCGCCCGGGGTATTGATGGCTTCCCCGAGGTTTTCAAGGCTTCCGGACCGTTCCTTGAGGTTTATTCTCCAGAGGTCTTTGCCTCCATATCCCGGCATATCTGACGTGAAATAGAGCCATTCCCCTGATGGGCTGACGGCAGGGTGTCCGTAGGAGGACAATGTGTCGGCGGTGATATCAAATTTCACCGGTGCGCTCCATTGTGCGTCTTGGCGTGAGGATGTGTATATTGCAGTGCCGGTATCGGCTGAGGGGTTGCGCTCTGCTCGTGTCAGATACATTGTGGAGCCGTCGGGGGAGAAAGAGCATATGCCCTCATCCCATTCCGAATTCAGGTCCCCCTCTACCGGTTCAGGACGTTGCCATGCCCCATGTTCGTTTTTTCGTGCCATCCATATGTCGCTGCGCTTCATGCCGGTGATTTCGCTTCGGGCCGTGCCCTGTACCTTTTCATTGGTTGTTGAGAGGTAGAGCGTCTCACCGTTGAACATCGGGGCGAAATCGGATCTGCGCGAATTGAAGGTCGTGGCATTGCGCACCACATACCTTGTCCTGTTCTTTTTCAGTTCTGCGGCTTTTCTCGCTCCTGACAATTGACGGGAGGCATTGTTGTCACCGGGAAAAAGCCTGAGATATTCCTCATATGAATCGATTGCTTTGGCATATGCTCCCTGCCCATGTTGTGCCTGTGCCAGACGCAGAATTATTGAGCTGTCGGGATATCCGTAACGTAGAGCATTCTGATAGGCGGTGGCAGCACGTGCATCCTGTCCTAATAGGCGGTGGCATTCAGCCATCTTGTAGGCGACATCTGCGCGCTGTTCACGTTGTTTGCGAGGGCTGAGCTTATTGTATATCTTTCTATAGGTCTTTGCCGCGTCAAAATATTCTCCCCTTGACAATTGTTCGTCGGCAACACTTATTTTTGCACCGGAACATGCAGCCAGCAATAACGCTGCTGACAGGGCTGTATATATTATCAGAGGTGTGAGGCGTGTCATCTAATGCTTCTGCGGATAATGTTTATAGTTTATTAACGCAGGCACGCCTTTAAAATTGTGAAAAATAATGATTAAAACTGTTGTTGGGTTCAGAGCATATGTGTCTTATTCGAGATCTATTCTCAGACCTTCATTGGCAAGGATTGTCGATGGAAATATTGCGGCAGCCTCATCGAGAAGAGGTTTCTCGCCTTGTATGTAGCGTTTGGAAAAGTGACCTATAATAAGGCGTGACGCTCCGGCATCGCGTGCTACAGTTGCTGCCTCTGAGGCAGTGGAATGTCCTCTCTCTTTGGCTGTGGATGTGAGTGAGGAGTGGTAGGTAGCTTCGTGGTACACTGTGTTGACTCCGGCAATATCCTTGACGACACGAGGGTTGTACATGGTGTCGCTGCAATAGGCATAGCTCACGCTCGGGTCAGGAGGGGTTGTGAGGCGGTCGTTGGGAATCACAATGCCGTCGGGTTTCACATAGTCGGCTCCTTCCTTAATGCCTTGCAGGAGTGATATGGGTATGGAGAGAAATTTTACCATATCACCTCTGAGATGCCTCAGTTTGGGCTTTTCGCGGAATATAAATCCTGAGCATGGAAGTCGGTGATACAGTGGGAATGTTTCTACAGTCAGTCCTGAATCCTCATATATCACTCGGCGTTCTCCCGGCTCAATGATGTCATAGACAATATTGAAGGAGCATTGGCGGTTGAAGAAATCCATCCATGATTTGAGAAGTTCGGCTCCTTCGCGGAATATGTGTATGGTGACAGTCCCTTGAATATCGTGTAGCGACATTGTGGAAAGCAATCCTGGAAGCCCGAACACATGATCGCCGTGAAGATGGGATATGAAGATGTGGCTTAGTCTTGAAAATTTCAGACCCATGCGTCGGAATCCCGATTGTGCTCCCTCTCCGCAGTCAATCATGAATAATTTATCACGAAAATCCACCACCTGGCACGACTGTTGATGTCGTGCCGATGGTGTAGCTGATCCGCAGCCAAGTATGTTGACCTGAAATTTTGCCATAATGTTACAAAATTAAGCATTTATCGCGAAACATGTAACTAAAATTGCAGGAAAAACATGCTATGGATTCGAGATCAGATATGTCAGACGCTTAAAAATAGCTGAAATGTGGCTTATAAAAATAGTGGAGCGATATATTTCGATAACGCCCAACCTCCGGCAAGGAGCCATATATATAGCAGGAATGCGAGTATAAAGGGTTTTGCACCTGCTTTTTTGAATTTGTCAATGCTTGTCTCGGCTCCGAGGGCTACCATTGCCATTGTGAGGAGGAATGTGTCGATGTAGTTTATGGTATCGACAGCTGCCTGGGGCAATAGGTTCAGGGAGTTGAATCCGATGACGGCAAGGAATCCAAGCGCAAACCAAGGGACGGCGACTTTGCCTTTGGAGGCAGATGCGTTGCCTGCCTTTGGTGCTTGTAGTGCTATCCAGTATCCGAGACTGAAAAGCACAGGGACGAGCAGCATCACGCGTATCATCTTCACAATGATTGCCACATTGGAGATCTCTGTACCCATGGCATTGCCTGCGCCTACGGTGTGTGCCACTTCATGAAGAGTGGCCCCGGCATATATCCCCATTTCATCCGGTGTCAGTCCCAGAAACCCTGAACGGTAGGCTATAGGATAGATGAACATTGATATTGTGCCGAATATCACAACTGTTGCTACTGCTACAGCAGTCTTGTAAGGTTTTGTCTGTATTGTCGATTCGGCTCCGAGCACTGCTGCCGCACCGCATATCCCGCTTCCGATGGATGTGAGAAGGGCTATGTCGCGGTCCATTTTCAACAGTTTGCCGAGATATACGCCTCCGATAATAGTCACGAACACTATTATGACATCAATCAGTATCCCTGCGACTCCTACATCGATTATATCCTGGAATGTGAGTCGGAAACCATAGAGTATGATTCCAAGGCGCAATATCTTCTTGGCGCAGAATTGTATTCCAGGCACCCATGTTTCAGGCAGGTGGTTTCTGAGGCTGTTGGCATAAAGCATACCGAGTATGATGCCTATGATCATCGGACTGAATGATATCTCCTTAAATATTTGTGCTTCTCCGATGTAGAAAGCGGCGCATGAGAATAGAGCAATCAGCAGTATGCCATGAAGCATGCTACTCCTTTTTTCTGTAAACATAATTTGCAATCAAAGATTTTTAATTAAGTGAACTTTCGACAAATACAGTTAAAGTCGGTTGTCAATATTAAAAACACAAATGGATTTTTTATGTTCACGTCGCCCGCGGTTTAGTTATCAGGAATTATGGTGTCAGGGGAATCGCTGACGTATTATTTTCCCTGACGTTGTGTGCTGTATTTTAGTGACATGTATTATGTCATGTGGTGTGTGATGTTGCGGCAGCAGCGGCCTCAGCCGCTGTAGCAGTTCGCTTGTTAACGCGCAGTTGTCGGTCACTATTACGGCTTCTTCTCCCCATTGTTGGCTTTTACGTGATGTGACGTAGGCTGTTACTCCGGTAGGTAAGATTGATTGTAGGATTCTTTCGATTTTTTCAGGATGTATTTTTATCCCTCCTGAATTGATCACATTGTCGTATCTTCCGAGCCATTCAAACTCACCAGTGGAAATGAGCTTTACCATATCGTTGGTGGTCAGTCTCCCACAGGATAGGGTAGAGGAGTCAATCACAAGACATCCACGGCTGTCAATGGAAAATATGAATCCCGGGAGGCTGC
The nucleotide sequence above comes from Duncaniella freteri. Encoded proteins:
- a CDS encoding YeiH family protein, translating into MFTEKRSSMLHGILLIALFSCAAFYIGEAQIFKEISFSPMIIGIILGMLYANSLRNHLPETWVPGIQFCAKKILRLGIILYGFRLTFQDIIDVGVAGILIDVIIVFVTIIGGVYLGKLLKMDRDIALLTSIGSGICGAAAVLGAESTIQTKPYKTAVAVATVVIFGTISMFIYPIAYRSGFLGLTPDEMGIYAGATLHEVAHTVGAGNAMGTEISNVAIIVKMIRVMLLVPVLFSLGYWIALQAPKAGNASASKGKVAVPWFALGFLAVIGFNSLNLLPQAAVDTINYIDTFLLTMAMVALGAETSIDKFKKAGAKPFILAFLLYIWLLAGGWALSKYIAPLFL
- a CDS encoding OmpA family protein encodes the protein MTRLTPLIIYTALSAALLLAACSGAKISVADEQLSRGEYFDAAKTYRKIYNKLSPRKQREQRADVAYKMAECHRLLGQDARAATAYQNALRYGYPDSSIILRLAQAQHGQGAYAKAIDSYEEYLRLFPGDNNASRQLSGARKAAELKKNRTRYVVRNATTFNSRRSDFAPMFNGETLYLSTTNEKVQGTARSEITGMKRSDIWMARKNEHGAWQRPEPVEGDLNSEWDEGICSFSPDGSTMYLTRAERNPSADTGTAIYTSSRQDAQWSAPVKFDITADTLSSYGHPAVSPSGEWLYFTSDMPGYGGKDLWRINLKERSGSLENLGEAINTPGDEMFPYMLTDSIMMFASDGHPGLGGLDIFRATLTPSGGWLVENMGSPINSESDDFGITYASPGREAGYFSSNRGDSRGYDHLYSFELPDLRILISGWVLDNDEEPVPNAIIRIVGNDGSNQKAYAKPDGSFSFQLQRGVNYVMLAGAKGHLNAKQQFTSDTAEEDAEYGIDFILASVTKPNILENIFYDFDKASLRPESRKALDELAAKLRDNPNITIEMASHTDRHGPEEYNISLSQRRAKSVVDYLTEAGIAPDRMRAQGYGKSTPKTVSKRIAREYPQFLEGQLLDETYVLTLPETDREIADQINRRTEFQVLTTDYQMY
- a CDS encoding ribonuclease Z; the protein is MAKFQVNILGCGSATPSARHQQSCQVVDFRDKLFMIDCGEGAQSGFRRMGLKFSRLSHIFISHLHGDHVFGLPGLLSTMSLHDIQGTVTIHIFREGAELLKSWMDFFNRQCSFNIVYDIIEPGERRVIYEDSGLTVETFPLYHRLPCSGFIFREKPKLRHLRGDMVKFLSIPISLLQGIKEGADYVKPDGIVIPNDRLTTPPDPSVSYAYCSDTMYNPRVVKDIAGVNTVYHEATYHSSLTSTAKERGHSTASEAATVARDAGASRLIIGHFSKRYIQGEKPLLDEAAAIFPSTILANEGLRIDLE